A DNA window from Fragaria vesca subsp. vesca linkage group LG3, FraVesHawaii_1.0, whole genome shotgun sequence contains the following coding sequences:
- the LOC101308068 gene encoding LRR receptor-like serine/threonine-protein kinase GSO1-like, with the protein MDLRNPYPYTVYDVEWDFVDYQRSCLSGKIDPSLLSLKHIYYLDLSWNDFKGIHIPNFLGKLKSLRYLNLSYAAFSGEIPHFLGNLSNLNYLDLDYSRHNNDLGETLFSKNLNWLSRLSSLKYLNLGGVDLSMAGVSCLHYVNMLPSLLELHLSACGIDSNQLLLSLPTLNFTSLSVLDMSANYVNSSLPSWLSSITSLRTLDLDNNLFFGPIPDEFSSFKNLEHLDLSFNQLEGQIPKLIGNFCTLKTLNLAANLFEKEGIQDVLNGLTDCSNTTLESLDLSLNGLEGELPASIGRLHKLQYLNLDQNSFSGSIPESIGNLSSLRQLILSVNRMNGSIPESLGQLPQLVHLNLSQNFWEGILTESSLINLTKLDFFSVSTVRPIPLIFNVTYDFVPPFKLREIHILNCLVGDAFPVWLQSQTELSAVTLSGTGISGILEQWLLKISSQVEYLDLSNNQIQGKLPFQFKFPKLVRLDLSHNQFSMSIPLNFGQLMPNLETLSLSDNHLDGTIPPSICEIQYLSIMSLRNNHLSGEFPRAWSLWSEISLVDVTNNNLSGNIPSSMGIPSSLTVLKMSNNNFGGEIPSSLQNCSLLSRIDLSGNNFSGNLPSWIGSKVKLGILQLCSNSMSGHIPQHICNLSNLHVLDLAHNRFSGTIPKCLNNMTSLRSEEFSYWDVSDFGEQITIISKGRELEYGNSNVNLVKGIDLSSNNLEGEIPEEISSLIALRTLNLSRNHLHGKIPSTIGNMSSLETLDLSHNHLLGEIPQSLSALNFLNHLNLSYNNFFGRILSGDQLQTLTDPSIYDDNPSLCGFPLSTKCPGDDKPTSSGNLPVQDKDEDGNEKLGLYASIAFGFITGFWGVCGTLLVNKSWRYAYFRFFDNIKEKIIVAIAVKVTRLRRTNL; encoded by the coding sequence ATGGATCTCCGGAATCCATATCCATACACAGTTTATGATGTCGAGTGGGATTTCGTGGACTACCAACGGTCTTGCTTGAGTGGTAAGATAGATCCTTCTTTGCTTAGCTTAAAGCATATATATTACTTAGACCTAAGCTGGAATGATTTTAAAGGGATTCACATTCCCAACTTTTTGGGGAAGCTTAAGAGCTTGAGGTATCTCAATCTCTCCTATGCTGCATTTTCAGGAGAGATTCCTCATTTTCTTGGTAACCTCTCAAACTTGAACTATCTTGACCTTGACTATAGCCGTCACAACAACGACCTTGGGGAAACCCTCTTTTCCAAAAACTTGAATTGGCTTTCTCGGCTCTCTTCCCTGAAGTACCTCAATCTTGGAGGAGTTGACCTTAGCATGGCAGGAGTGAGTTGTTTACATTATGTCAACATGCTTCCCTCACTATTAGAGTTGCATTTATCTGCATGCGGCATTGATTCGAACCAGCTTCTACTCTCTTTACCGACCCTTAACTTCACATCCCTTTCAGTCCTTGATATGTCTGCAAATTATGTCAATTCTTCGCTTCCCAGCTGGTTGTCTAGCATCACAAGTCTAAGGACACTTGATCTAGACAACAATTTATTCTTTGGTCCCATTCCTGACGAATTTTCTAGCTTCAAAAATCTTGAGCACCTTGATTTATCTTTTAATCAACTTGAAGGTCAAATTCCCAAACTCATTGGGAACTTTTGTACCCTAAAGACATTAAATCTTGCTGCAAACTTGTTTGAGAAGGAAGGTATACAAGATGTTTTGAATGGTCTCACAGACTGTTCAAATACAACACTAGAGTCACTAGATTTGTCTCTCAATGGGCTGGAAGGTGAATTGCCTGCTTCCATAGGAAGGTTGCACAAATTGCAATATCTTAACCTCGACCAGAACTCCTTTTCCGGATCAATTCCAGAATCTATTGGAAACTTATCATCCTTGAGACAACTGATCCTCTCTGTGAATCGTATGAACGGATCCATTCCTGAGAGTTTGGGACAACTTCCTCAGCTAGTTCACTTAAACCTGTCTCAAAATTTTTGGGAGGGCATCTTAACAGAATCCAGTTTGATAAATCTCACAAAATTAGATTTTTTTTCAGTAAGCACAGTCAGGCCTATACCTCTCATTTTCAATGTGACTTACGACTTTGTTCCTCCTTTCAAGCTCCGTGAAATTCACATTCTGAATTGTCTAGTCGGTGATGCATTTCCGGTCTGGCTTCAATCACAAACTGAATTGTCAGCTGTCACCCTTAGTGGTACTGGAATTTCTGGCATACTAGAGCAATGGTTGTTGAAGATATCATCCCAAGTTGAGTATTTGGATCTCTCCAACAATCAAATCCAAGGAAAGCTTCCATTTCAATTCAAATTTCCAAAATTGGTCAGATTAGATTTGAGTCATAATCAATTTTCCATGTCTATTCCCTTGAATTTTGGACAGCTAATGCCGAATCTAGAAACGTTGTCCCTGTCTGATAATCATTTAGATGGTACCATTCCACCCTCTATTTGTGAAATTCAGTATCTTTCGATCATGTCTCTAAGAAACAATCACCTATCTGGAGAGTTTCCTCGAGCATGGAGTTTGTGGAGCGAAATCTCTCTTGTGGACGTCACAAACAACAATCTCTCTGGTAATATTCCTAGTTCAATGGGTATCCCAAGTAGTCTTACTGTATTGAAGATGAGCAACAATAATTTTGGCGGTGAAATTCCTTCCTCCTTGCAGAATTGCTCCCTGTTGAGTAGAATTGATCTCTCAGGCAACAACTTTTCTGGAAATCTGCCTTCATGGATAGGATCAAAGGTGAAATTAGGTATACTACAATTGTGCTCAAACTCTATGAGTGGTCACATTCCCCAACACATTTGCAATCTTTCCAATCTCCATGTCCTGGACCTTGCTCATAACAGGTTTTCAGGTACCATTCCAAAGTGTTTGAATAATATGACTTCTTTAAGAAGTGAAGAGTTCAGTTATTGGGATGTCAGCGATTTTGGTGAGCAAATAACAATAATATCAAAAGGAAGAGAACTCGAATATGGTAACTCCAATGTGAATTTGGTGAAGGGTATTGATCTTTCCTCAAATAACTTGGAAGGTGAAATTCCTGAAGAGATAAGCAGTCTCATTGCATTGCGTACCTTGAACTTGTCGAGGAATCATTTACATGGAAAGATTCCCTCCACCATTGGAAACATGAGTTCGCTGGAAACACTTGATCTCTCACACAATCACCTTCTTGGAGAGATTCCTCAAAGCTTGTCTGCCTTGAACTTCTTGAATCACTTGAACTTGTCTTACAACAACTTTTTTGGAAGAATTCTTTCCGGCGATCAACTCCAAACACTGACCGATCCATCCATTTATGACGACAATCCATCATTGTGCGGCTTTCCTCTTTCAACAAAGTGCCCCGGAGATGACAAACCTACTAGCAGTGGGAATCTTCCTGTCCAAGACAAAGATGAAGATGGCAATGAAAAGCTTGGCCTCTACGCTAGCATTGCGTTTGGCTTTATCACAGGCTTCTGGGGTGTCTGTGGCACATTGCTTGTGAATAAATCATGGAGGTATGCCTATTTTCGATTCTTTGACAACATCAAAGAGAAGATAATAGTGGCAATTGCAGTGAAAGTTACTCGTCTCCGAAGAACAAACCTTTGA